From Nitrobacter sp. NHB1, a single genomic window includes:
- a CDS encoding integrase core domain-containing protein, giving the protein MIRQMSIENPLWGAPRIHGELLKLGFEVAQSSVAKYMVKRRGPPRQGWRTFLRNHAPDIAAMDLFVVPTIGFDVLYAFVIVRLDRRDMVWINVTANPTAEWVAHQITEAFPWDDAPKYLIRDRDQIYGAVVTRRLRAMGIRDKPTAPASPWQNGFAERLIGSIRRECLDHIIVLGEAHLRRILKSYAGYYNGVRTHRSLNEDAPVSRQIQRTGYESC; this is encoded by the coding sequence TTGATCCGGCAGATGAGCATCGAAAATCCGCTTTGGGGCGCGCCACGCATCCACGGCGAACTGCTCAAGCTTGGGTTTGAGGTCGCTCAATCAAGCGTCGCCAAGTACATGGTCAAACGGCGAGGACCGCCACGCCAAGGGTGGCGGACCTTCCTGCGTAATCACGCACCGGATATTGCCGCTATGGACTTGTTCGTTGTCCCGACTATCGGTTTCGACGTGCTTTATGCCTTCGTTATCGTCCGGCTAGACCGCAGAGACATGGTCTGGATCAACGTCACAGCAAACCCGACGGCAGAATGGGTTGCACATCAGATAACGGAGGCATTTCCTTGGGATGATGCCCCAAAATATCTCATCCGCGATCGGGACCAAATCTATGGCGCGGTTGTCACCCGCCGATTGCGCGCCATGGGCATTCGAGACAAGCCTACCGCACCGGCTTCACCCTGGCAGAACGGCTTCGCCGAACGGCTGATCGGATCGATCCGGCGCGAGTGTTTGGACCACATCATTGTCTTGGGCGAGGCGCATCTGCGCCGAATTCTGAAATCCTATGCTGGCTATTACAACGGCGTCAGAACGCACCGATCATTGAACGAAGATGCGCCGGTCTCTCGTCAAATTCAGCGGACCGGGTATGAGTCATGCTGA
- a CDS encoding GNAT family N-acetyltransferase: MVRYAHSNGEVLGAYVHGVLIGVLGMIQPGRCRPTLSGRLRIGLALLTSIRPAVLLRVHRWLAAWERNDPREPHWHIGPLVVLPAYRRHGIGRRLMMHCCQRMDALSASAWLETDLEINATFYRSVGFVVIKQELVLEVPNWFMSRSPMCVTSRALIH, translated from the coding sequence TTGGTTCGCTATGCCCATTCCAATGGGGAGGTGCTGGGCGCCTACGTGCATGGTGTACTAATCGGCGTGCTGGGCATGATCCAGCCCGGCCGGTGTCGTCCGACGCTGAGTGGCAGGCTGCGCATTGGCCTTGCACTCTTGACCAGCATCCGGCCCGCGGTTCTGTTGCGTGTCCATCGTTGGCTCGCTGCCTGGGAACGGAACGACCCGCGCGAGCCGCACTGGCACATTGGTCCCTTGGTCGTGCTGCCGGCATATCGGCGGCACGGAATTGGGCGGCGTTTAATGATGCACTGCTGCCAGCGTATGGATGCGCTCTCTGCCTCGGCATGGCTGGAGACGGATCTAGAAATCAACGCGACATTTTATCGGAGTGTCGGCTTTGTTGTGATCAAGCAGGAACTCGTTCTTGAAGTACCGAACTGGTTCATGAGCCGCTCGCCAATGTGCGTCACGTCCCGTGCGCTAATACACTGA
- a CDS encoding thioredoxin family protein: MAMTTTQVTFDTPAPEFRLPATDGKTYGLDDLAGGKGTVVVFICNHCPYVKAVIDRMAADARVLMSEGIGFVAICSNDAASHPEDSFENMKHFAKAHGFPFPYLHDETQAVARAYGAVCTPDFFGYSADRKLKYRGRLDEGRKTPPRAEAPRELVEAMRAIASTGLAPADQQPSIGCSIKWKDA, from the coding sequence ATGGCGATGACAACCACCCAGGTCACTTTCGATACGCCGGCGCCGGAGTTTCGGCTTCCAGCGACCGACGGCAAGACTTACGGACTGGACGACCTTGCGGGCGGAAAGGGCACCGTCGTCGTCTTCATCTGCAACCATTGCCCCTACGTCAAAGCGGTGATCGACCGCATGGCTGCGGACGCGCGGGTGCTCATGTCGGAGGGCATTGGTTTTGTGGCGATTTGCTCGAACGATGCGGCGAGCCATCCCGAAGATTCATTTGAAAATATGAAGCATTTCGCCAAGGCTCATGGTTTCCCATTTCCTTATCTGCACGACGAGACCCAAGCAGTGGCGCGAGCGTATGGGGCGGTGTGTACGCCGGACTTCTTCGGTTACAGCGCTGACCGCAAACTCAAGTACCGCGGTCGGCTCGACGAAGGCCGCAAAACTCCGCCCCGCGCGGAGGCGCCCCGAGAGCTTGTCGAGGCCATGCGCGCGATTGCGAGCACCGGTCTGGCGCCCGCTGACCAACAGCCGTCCATTGGCTGCTCGATCAAATGGAAGGATGCATAA
- the terL gene encoding phage terminase large subunit, giving the protein MTLSPAEMTAEIYRQDLLAFIHRSFLELNPSATFEYNWHQEVIARALEDVAYGNCKRLIINVPPRHLKSHSVSIAFPAWFLGHFPEKQVACVSYSQDFSDTLARQSRRIMNSTFYQALFDTRVSPRRDTVADFETTQGGFRFSTSVGGGFTGRGGDVIVIDDPLKADEALSDARRDSVNEWFNNTLRSRLNKQVEGAIVIVMQRLHADDLVAHVQKTENWTVLSFATIAEEDESYEIRTPYQTSRFHRKEGVILQPSLTPSATLKALRETMTPYHFAAQYQQNPQPPEGHIVKREWLKFYTPDKKPADFGTILQSWDTAVKDTELANFSVCTTWGVKDNKAYLLDIFRKRLLFPDLKKSVQSLAERHNATVVLIEDMSSGSSLIQQLRGEGLSKVQAAPTLDGNKIMRLYGQTSMIEGGRVLFPKSADWLDTYLNELLSFPSSNYDDQVDSTVYALAWITQNPRWRGNLIKQAWIHYYTALPADQRYKRVFLSWDTAIQDGGQSDWTVCTVWMRLGDIYYLLHVERGIYEYPELRKVFVDLVQKYDPEQIQIEETAIGIALKSDLNLPGRSSIKLQPIEQDRKGRLYTQQVAFKDGAVQFPKHASFMSQVEKELLSYPYGETDDIVDSISLALKYGGTGYDTTLSWVG; this is encoded by the coding sequence ATGACCCTATCTCCTGCAGAGATGACCGCCGAAATCTACCGGCAGGACCTGCTTGCATTCATCCACCGTTCTTTTCTTGAGCTAAATCCATCGGCGACATTCGAATACAATTGGCATCAGGAAGTAATTGCGCGAGCCCTCGAAGATGTTGCTTACGGTAATTGCAAAAGGCTCATCATCAATGTTCCACCGCGACACCTGAAATCTCACTCTGTATCCATCGCGTTCCCGGCTTGGTTCCTGGGACATTTCCCGGAAAAGCAGGTGGCTTGCGTCTCTTATTCCCAGGATTTTTCCGATACTTTGGCACGCCAGTCCCGTCGCATCATGAACAGTACATTTTATCAAGCATTGTTCGACACCAGGGTTTCTCCCAGAAGAGACACCGTAGCTGACTTCGAAACCACCCAGGGCGGCTTCCGATTCTCCACCTCAGTCGGAGGTGGGTTCACGGGTCGTGGTGGAGACGTCATTGTAATCGACGACCCTTTGAAGGCGGATGAAGCGCTGTCGGATGCACGACGCGACAGCGTGAATGAATGGTTCAACAATACGCTGCGGAGTCGTCTCAACAAGCAAGTCGAAGGTGCGATCGTTATAGTGATGCAGCGGCTACACGCCGACGATCTGGTAGCTCATGTCCAAAAGACGGAGAATTGGACAGTACTGTCGTTTGCGACGATCGCCGAGGAGGACGAATCCTACGAGATTCGAACGCCGTACCAAACCAGTCGGTTTCATCGAAAGGAAGGAGTGATTCTTCAACCGTCCCTGACGCCGTCCGCGACCCTGAAGGCGCTGCGCGAGACAATGACGCCGTACCATTTTGCGGCCCAATATCAGCAAAACCCGCAACCGCCAGAAGGCCACATCGTCAAGCGCGAGTGGCTAAAGTTCTATACTCCAGACAAGAAGCCTGCCGATTTTGGAACGATTCTTCAAAGTTGGGACACGGCCGTCAAGGACACCGAGCTTGCAAATTTCAGCGTCTGCACCACCTGGGGAGTTAAGGACAACAAAGCCTATTTGCTCGACATTTTCCGTAAAAGGCTTTTATTTCCCGATCTTAAAAAATCCGTCCAAAGTCTCGCTGAACGGCACAATGCGACGGTCGTTTTGATCGAAGATATGTCATCCGGGTCTTCTTTGATTCAGCAATTGCGTGGCGAAGGCCTTTCTAAGGTGCAGGCCGCGCCCACCCTGGACGGGAACAAGATCATGCGATTGTATGGCCAAACGTCGATGATCGAAGGCGGACGCGTTCTGTTTCCGAAATCGGCAGATTGGCTCGATACCTACTTGAACGAACTGCTGTCGTTTCCAAGCTCGAACTATGACGACCAGGTCGATTCCACAGTCTACGCGCTGGCTTGGATTACCCAAAATCCGAGATGGCGCGGCAATCTTATCAAGCAGGCGTGGATTCACTATTACACTGCCCTACCTGCAGATCAGCGATACAAGCGCGTTTTCTTATCCTGGGACACTGCGATCCAGGACGGCGGGCAAAGTGACTGGACGGTGTGCACGGTCTGGATGCGCCTTGGCGACATATATTATTTGCTGCACGTAGAACGTGGCATTTACGAGTACCCCGAATTGCGGAAAGTGTTCGTTGATCTCGTACAAAAATACGATCCAGAACAGATCCAGATCGAGGAAACTGCAATAGGTATAGCGCTCAAAAGCGACCTCAACTTACCGGGGCGCTCATCAATCAAACTTCAACCCATCGAGCAAGATCGGAAAGGTCGGCTCTATACACAGCAGGTCGCATTTAAAGACGGCGCTGTGCAGTTTCCCAAACACGCGTCATTCATGTCGCAGGTCGAAAAAGAACTTCTCAGCTATCCTTACGGAGAGACCGACGACATCGTTGATAGTATCAGTCTGGCTCTCAAATACGGTGGGACGGGATATGACACCACTTTGAGCTGGGTAGGATGA
- a CDS encoding DUF5681 domain-containing protein: MGKNPSGGKQTLRANTTRDKEDPAANKDEYSIGHGKPPKQTQFKTGDGRVRPGRPKGSKNIATLVLDAARDQVTVAIDGKKRRISKAQAAAIHLANAGATGNEKLLLKFIDLIAGIEARAEAARPSDYPFNDTDKTVIEEIYRRLRPYDERGSD, translated from the coding sequence ATGGGCAAAAACCCGTCCGGCGGAAAGCAAACACTTCGCGCAAACACAACGCGCGACAAAGAAGACCCAGCCGCAAACAAAGATGAATATTCGATTGGCCACGGCAAACCACCGAAACAAACTCAATTCAAAACGGGCGATGGCCGAGTTCGGCCCGGTCGCCCCAAGGGCAGCAAAAATATTGCCACTCTCGTACTGGACGCCGCACGTGACCAAGTCACCGTAGCCATCGATGGGAAGAAGCGAAGAATATCGAAAGCTCAGGCAGCTGCGATACACCTCGCGAACGCGGGCGCAACAGGAAACGAAAAGCTGTTGTTGAAATTCATCGATTTGATTGCAGGCATCGAAGCACGCGCCGAAGCTGCCAGACCTTCCGACTACCCTTTTAACGATACCGATAAAACGGTGATCGAGGAAATCTATCGACGCCTGCGGCCATACGACGAGCGGGGGAGCGACTGA
- a CDS encoding site-specific DNA-methyltransferase, with the protein MRTLAIKYKDPRKLKPRLKNPRTHTPRQVKQIAASIQEFGFINPVLIDSSDCIVAGHARIAAATSLGMTDVPTVRVDHLSPTQIRAYVIADNRLAEKAGWDPKLLALELQELSVQPNFDVTVTGFEMAEIDLTIGEASENELDEADAIPEVDRSLPAVSRPGDCWQIGNHFLLCEDALKPNSYERLLGGKRAQMVFTDPPYNVRIAGNVSGLGKNRHREFAMASGEMTRREFTNFLRRALTNLAEFSVDGSIHFVCMDWRHIRELADAADDAYTELKNICVWSKSNAGMGSLYRSAHEFIFVYKNGRAKHINNVELGRFGRSRTNIWQYTGMSSFGKDRDVTLAGHPTPKPLALVSDALLDCSKRSGIVLDAFAGSGTTLLAAEKTGRRGYGIELDSHYADLIIQRFEGIYGLRAIHVESDLSFDQIRVQRTERNNNGEADAVNARGKKSDGQKPVRRKANTSRKHNARQRRPSRKQR; encoded by the coding sequence GTGAGGACGCTGGCTATCAAATATAAAGACCCGCGCAAGCTCAAACCTCGCCTCAAAAACCCTCGCACGCATACGCCCCGGCAGGTCAAACAGATCGCCGCCAGCATCCAGGAGTTTGGCTTTATCAATCCCGTTCTGATCGACAGCTCGGACTGCATCGTCGCCGGCCACGCACGGATTGCTGCCGCCACGTCCCTTGGCATGACGGACGTTCCGACCGTCAGGGTCGACCACCTAAGCCCGACCCAAATCCGGGCCTACGTTATCGCCGATAACCGACTTGCCGAGAAGGCAGGATGGGACCCCAAGCTGCTTGCCTTGGAACTGCAGGAGCTTTCCGTCCAGCCGAATTTCGATGTGACGGTCACCGGCTTCGAGATGGCCGAGATCGATCTGACTATCGGCGAGGCGAGCGAGAACGAACTGGACGAGGCAGACGCCATCCCCGAGGTCGATCGCTCCCTGCCCGCAGTATCGCGGCCCGGCGACTGCTGGCAGATCGGCAACCATTTTCTGCTGTGCGAGGACGCCCTCAAGCCGAACAGTTATGAACGCCTCCTCGGGGGCAAACGGGCACAGATGGTGTTCACTGATCCGCCTTACAACGTACGGATCGCGGGCAACGTTTCTGGTTTGGGCAAGAATCGGCACCGGGAATTTGCCATGGCATCGGGCGAAATGACCCGGCGGGAATTCACGAATTTCCTGCGGCGCGCTCTGACGAATCTCGCAGAATTCAGCGTCGATGGCTCGATCCATTTCGTATGCATGGATTGGCGACATATCCGGGAGTTGGCCGATGCCGCCGATGATGCATATACGGAGCTCAAGAACATCTGCGTCTGGTCGAAAAGCAATGCCGGTATGGGCTCGCTATATCGCTCCGCTCACGAGTTCATTTTTGTCTACAAGAACGGCCGCGCCAAGCACATCAACAATGTCGAGCTTGGGCGATTCGGACGAAGCAGAACGAATATTTGGCAATATACCGGTATGAGTAGTTTTGGGAAGGACCGGGACGTCACACTTGCCGGACATCCGACTCCGAAACCACTTGCACTTGTTAGCGACGCCCTTCTCGACTGCTCGAAACGAAGCGGCATTGTGCTGGATGCGTTTGCCGGCAGCGGCACCACGTTGCTCGCCGCCGAGAAGACCGGCCGGCGGGGATACGGCATCGAACTGGATTCGCACTATGCTGATCTCATCATTCAGCGATTCGAAGGGATCTATGGCTTGAGAGCCATACATGTAGAGTCTGATTTGAGTTTCGATCAAATTCGGGTCCAGCGGACGGAGCGCAACAATAATGGCGAAGCGGATGCGGTTAACGCCAGAGGGAAGAAGTCGGATGGGCAAAAACCCGTCCGGCGGAAAGCAAACACTTCGCGCAAACACAACGCGCGACAAAGAAGACCCAGCCGCAAACAAAGATGA
- a CDS encoding recombinase family protein gives MKPADNRIVRCAIYTRVSTDSGLDQEFNSLDAQYDASQAYIRSQAHAGWTLIKARYDDGGFSGGSTNRPALQRLLADIMAHRIHIIVVYKVDRLTRSLADFAKLVELFDAHGTSFVSVTQQFNTTTSMGRLTLNVLLSFAQFEREVTSERIRDKIASSKRKGLWVGGMVPLGYILKDGQLHIHEEEANIVRLIFQRYLELGGVNRLVKDLKERGFRSKVRQLASGGTRGGVPFTQGPLFYMLRNRFYLGEVKFKGEILPGPQPALLDRALFDAAQQRLTEQWSHRTTTRIRTRALLAGLLFDDAGHRMILTYSSRDCVRHRYYVSAPCIRGQTDKPVGCVTRVPASEIEVTISKAVIANTNIDEPLSNDTLSRETIERFVTRIEVRKNQLALNLRFGENDIQRIQSHHDPDPAEHRAVTSRIVVVPWKKPSRSTREILLPANTPEHRARPMKAERRSALIRSIGRGRLWLQEIVDGRETIESLATRQHCSTRHINMTISLAFLAPALVTAAVEGRFPRGVGVAALRDAPAEWPQQMSRLGLAPTGAPDSANR, from the coding sequence ATGAAGCCGGCCGACAACCGAATCGTTCGATGCGCGATCTATACGAGGGTCTCAACTGACTCTGGCCTTGATCAGGAGTTCAACTCGCTGGATGCCCAGTATGACGCATCCCAAGCCTATATCCGAAGCCAGGCGCATGCGGGCTGGACGCTGATCAAAGCGCGATACGACGATGGTGGGTTCTCTGGCGGATCGACCAATCGCCCTGCCCTACAGCGGCTGCTCGCAGATATCATGGCACACCGGATCCACATCATTGTCGTCTATAAGGTGGACCGGCTCACCCGCTCTCTGGCTGACTTCGCCAAGCTGGTCGAACTGTTCGATGCCCATGGCACCTCTTTTGTCTCTGTTACTCAGCAGTTCAACACCACCACATCAATGGGGCGCCTGACACTAAACGTCCTTCTTTCCTTTGCGCAATTTGAGCGTGAGGTCACCTCCGAGCGCATCCGCGACAAAATCGCTTCTTCTAAACGCAAGGGGCTGTGGGTCGGCGGCATGGTGCCGCTTGGTTACATCCTCAAGGACGGTCAGCTTCACATTCACGAGGAAGAGGCCAATATCGTTCGGCTGATTTTCCAGCGCTATCTGGAACTCGGCGGCGTCAACCGCCTCGTTAAGGACCTGAAGGAGCGAGGCTTCAGGTCGAAGGTCCGGCAGCTGGCGTCAGGTGGAACGCGAGGGGGCGTTCCGTTCACGCAGGGGCCGTTGTTTTACATGCTACGGAACCGCTTCTATCTCGGCGAGGTCAAGTTTAAGGGTGAGATTTTGCCTGGACCTCAGCCTGCCCTGCTCGACCGCGCACTGTTTGATGCTGCGCAGCAAAGGCTGACCGAACAGTGGTCACATCGCACGACGACACGTATCCGAACACGCGCCCTCCTTGCTGGGCTGCTGTTTGATGACGCAGGCCATCGGATGATCTTGACCTACTCCAGTCGGGACTGCGTTCGCCATCGCTATTACGTCTCTGCGCCCTGCATCCGTGGTCAGACGGATAAGCCTGTTGGCTGTGTCACCCGCGTGCCTGCGTCAGAGATCGAAGTCACGATCTCCAAGGCGGTCATTGCCAACACGAACATAGATGAACCGCTTTCGAACGATACGTTGTCTCGAGAAACGATTGAGCGGTTCGTCACCCGGATTGAGGTTCGCAAGAACCAGTTGGCGCTCAATCTGAGGTTTGGTGAAAATGATATCCAGCGGATCCAGAGCCACCACGATCCGGATCCGGCTGAGCACCGCGCTGTCACCTCACGCATCGTCGTCGTGCCCTGGAAGAAGCCATCAAGGTCCACCCGGGAGATCTTGCTGCCGGCGAATACGCCAGAGCATCGCGCCAGGCCTATGAAGGCCGAACGCCGGTCGGCTCTCATCCGATCGATCGGCCGCGGCCGGCTTTGGCTTCAGGAAATCGTGGACGGCCGCGAGACGATCGAAAGCCTTGCCACCCGGCAACATTGCAGCACGCGACATATCAATATGACGATCTCGCTCGCCTTCCTTGCACCGGCCCTTGTGACAGCCGCCGTTGAAGGACGTTTCCCGCGCGGGGTCGGTGTCGCTGCCCTCCGCGATGCGCCGGCTGAATGGCCTCAGCAGATGAGTCGCCTCGGCTTGGCACCGACAGGCGCTCCCGATTCTGCCAATCGGTGA
- a CDS encoding DUF2924 domain-containing protein — protein sequence MEDGIAHLRSLDLIGLQSRWQSVVGRPAPEHLPKHLLFGILAYRIQADALGDLDAATIQLLKRAATVQSLDEILPLVAAQDQRKQAMLLGTVLTREWNGQHYRVMVVEGGFAFEGKSFDSLSKIAFAITGTNWNGPRFFGLRAGNGKGVRT from the coding sequence ATGGAAGACGGGATTGCGCATTTGCGCAGTCTCGATCTGATTGGCCTACAATCTCGCTGGCAGAGTGTTGTGGGGCGGCCGGCCCCAGAACACCTGCCCAAGCATCTGCTGTTCGGCATTCTCGCCTATCGCATCCAGGCCGATGCGCTCGGGGATCTCGATGCTGCGACGATTCAACTCCTGAAGCGTGCGGCTACCGTACAATCTTTGGACGAAATCTTGCCGCTCGTAGCGGCTCAGGATCAGCGCAAGCAAGCTATGTTGCTTGGCACTGTGTTAACGCGGGAATGGAACGGCCAACATTATCGGGTGATGGTCGTCGAAGGCGGCTTCGCTTTCGAGGGCAAGAGCTTCGACAGCCTGTCCAAGATTGCATTCGCCATCACGGGCACGAACTGGAATGGACCGCGCTTCTTTGGTCTCCGCGCCGGAAACGGCAAGGGAGTACGAACATGA
- a CDS encoding DUF3489 domain-containing protein, which produces MAKTQSRKTASRSPAAPKRAKSTRRAPTKTAKVAAVKKSSSAPARSLDPPVRHRAVSKQARVIEMLMKPEGTTIDNIMKATDWQQHSVRGFFASVIRKKLKLTLISEAAEAGRIYKITGNDASAASTGSKADKAAA; this is translated from the coding sequence ATGGCCAAAACACAGTCCCGCAAAACTGCATCCCGATCACCGGCGGCGCCCAAGCGCGCAAAGTCAACGCGCCGTGCACCGACCAAGACCGCCAAGGTTGCAGCAGTCAAGAAGAGCAGCTCAGCACCAGCTCGATCGTTGGATCCGCCGGTGCGGCATCGCGCCGTCAGCAAGCAAGCTCGGGTCATCGAGATGCTGATGAAGCCTGAGGGTACAACGATTGACAACATCATGAAGGCCACAGATTGGCAGCAACATTCGGTGCGCGGCTTCTTCGCTAGTGTCATACGGAAGAAGCTCAAGCTTACGTTGATATCAGAAGCTGCTGAAGCCGGTCGGATTTACAAAATAACTGGAAACGACGCGTCAGCCGCGTCGACCGGTTCGAAGGCCGACAAGGCTGCGGCCTGA
- a CDS encoding hemolysin family protein, which translates to MLAVEIGIVTALIVINGLLSMSELAVVSSRPARLTGLVQKGVKGSRRALALASDPGKFLSTVQIGITLIGVLSGAFSGATLGLRLTNSFVQLGLSQGVAHAAGVGAVVTIITYASLIVGELVPKQIALRDPEAVAVRVAPYMVLLAKISLPLVWLLDRSGKSLLWLLGQRGDAEEKISEEEIHTLVVEAENAGILEPGEKEMIAGVMRLGDLPVGAVMTPRHEVSMIDLSDTSEAIRAAFSDSPHSRLPVFDGDRNAALGIVQAKDLLDDYLSGRTPDTRQLIRQAPIIPETLDARDVVSILRDSPVHMGLVHDEYGTFQGVVTSADILESIVGSFHTEEGPGELAVVRRGGGSYLISGWMPAIEFAQLLDIPLPASRKYQTFAGFLLQQFGTIPNVGEKIDAHGWRFEIVDLDGRRIAKVLVAKIPDLKD; encoded by the coding sequence ATGTTGGCCGTTGAAATCGGGATCGTTACCGCCTTGATCGTGATCAATGGCCTCCTTTCGATGTCCGAACTTGCCGTCGTGTCTTCGCGCCCAGCCCGTCTGACGGGTCTCGTCCAAAAGGGAGTCAAGGGTTCGCGGCGCGCACTCGCGCTCGCGTCCGACCCGGGCAAATTTCTCTCCACGGTCCAGATCGGGATTACTCTGATCGGCGTACTGTCCGGTGCCTTTTCGGGAGCCACCCTCGGTTTGCGTCTGACGAATTCGTTCGTCCAGCTTGGATTGTCGCAGGGCGTGGCCCACGCGGCCGGTGTCGGCGCGGTAGTGACGATTATCACCTATGCATCCCTTATTGTCGGTGAACTCGTTCCCAAGCAGATTGCGTTGCGTGATCCGGAAGCGGTCGCGGTCCGCGTCGCACCCTACATGGTGCTCCTTGCGAAGATTTCTTTGCCGTTGGTGTGGTTGCTTGATCGCTCCGGAAAATCCCTGCTGTGGCTGCTCGGACAGCGCGGCGATGCCGAAGAGAAGATCAGCGAAGAAGAGATCCATACCTTGGTCGTCGAAGCCGAGAACGCCGGCATCCTTGAACCGGGAGAAAAGGAAATGATCGCTGGTGTCATGCGGCTCGGCGATCTGCCCGTCGGCGCGGTCATGACACCGCGTCACGAAGTCAGCATGATTGATCTCTCCGATACGTCGGAAGCTATTCGGGCGGCGTTTTCAGACAGTCCACATTCACGGCTGCCCGTATTCGATGGCGATCGCAATGCGGCGCTCGGCATCGTGCAGGCCAAGGATCTGCTGGACGACTATTTGTCGGGACGAACTCCCGACACGCGGCAACTGATCCGTCAGGCACCGATCATTCCGGAGACGCTCGATGCGCGCGACGTCGTCTCAATTTTGCGGGACTCGCCCGTTCACATGGGGCTCGTTCACGACGAATACGGAACATTCCAGGGCGTGGTAACGAGTGCGGACATCTTGGAGTCGATTGTCGGCAGCTTCCACACGGAAGAAGGGCCAGGAGAACTTGCCGTCGTCAGGCGCGGCGGTGGATCGTATCTTATTTCCGGCTGGATGCCGGCGATCGAATTCGCACAGCTGCTCGACATCCCTCTGCCAGCTTCCCGAAAGTATCAGACGTTTGCCGGTTTCTTGCTGCAGCAATTCGGTACCATTCCGAATGTCGGCGAAAAGATCGACGCCCACGGTTGGCGGTTCGAGATCGTCGATCTCGATGGTCGTCGTATTGCCAAGGTATTAGTCGCCAAAATACCAGACCTAAAGGACTAG
- a CDS encoding transposase — MTILADRGFGDTKLFGFLETLGFDYVIRFRGNIHVTAADGETRAAAAWWCKALMRRRVRLRSQNHHLQPSTPRPP; from the coding sequence GTGACCATCCTTGCTGATCGAGGCTTCGGCGACACGAAGCTGTTCGGCTTTCTCGAGACGTTGGGGTTCGATTACGTTATCCGCTTTCGCGGCAACATTCATGTCACGGCGGCCGATGGCGAGACGCGCGCCGCCGCCGCGTGGTGGTGTAAAGCGCTGATGCGGCGTAGGGTTCGGTTGCGAAGCCAAAACCATCACCTTCAACCGTCAACGCCACGCCCGCCATGA
- a CDS encoding low affinity iron permease family protein, with translation MRAEQADDRVEDKKRSRSSQLFGEIANSTSRAAGRAPTFVAAVAVVLIWTITGPFFDYSDTWQLVINTGTTIVTFLMVFLIQNSQNRDGAAIQVKLDELIRVSTAHNSFVGIEHLTDDELDQIREKCERRAKASEIEVRSIKKAKQAAGRVSD, from the coding sequence ATGCGCGCAGAGCAAGCAGACGATCGGGTCGAGGACAAGAAGCGCAGCCGTAGCTCACAGCTGTTCGGCGAGATCGCGAACAGCACGTCGCGGGCGGCCGGCCGCGCTCCGACTTTTGTCGCCGCTGTCGCCGTGGTTCTGATTTGGACTATCACCGGTCCGTTCTTCGACTACTCGGATACATGGCAGCTCGTGATCAACACCGGCACGACAATCGTAACTTTCCTAATGGTATTCTTGATTCAAAACTCTCAGAACCGGGATGGCGCGGCTATTCAGGTCAAATTAGACGAGTTGATCCGAGTGAGTACGGCGCATAATTCATTTGTCGGAATTGAGCATCTGACGGATGATGAGCTCGACCAAATTCGCGAAAAGTGCGAACGTCGGGCTAAGGCCAGCGAAATAGAGGTGCGATCAATAAAAAAGGCTAAGCAGGCCGCCGGTCGGGTCTCCGATTGA